A single genomic interval of Salinarchaeum sp. IM2453 harbors:
- a CDS encoding cation-translocating P-type ATPase, with protein sequence MQTESDIGSDSSLSQGYLRLQVISVVLTFLGTFAGLLIGWFDGPTTLYWTSYAIAYISGGWYGVKEAIESLQEPAIEIDLLMIIAAAAALVIGAPFEGALLLFLFSLSNVLEEYAFGRSKAAISSLAEMRPDTAQVFVNGEEEQQPIENVEIDDVIIVRPGERLPLDGEVIDGQSSIDESSITGESEPVTKTPGDEVYSGTINKTGSLEVRVTREAAESTLSRLIDMVQEAQRKQAPTQRLVDRLEQPYVLGVFLMTILAVVIPYWLLSHPLDSTIYRAVTLMVAASPCAVIISTPAAVLSAITAGARQGVLFKGGDHVEIAANVDAIAFDKTGTLTEGNTVLNEYTARDGAKLGSMPVNDQQLLRLAAAVQSRSEHHLGEATVEAANNQSISTPDITNFNAVVGKGVNAQVDGTPIHIGNQRYFESEINSKVEHIEQGIEAIRRQEKNGKTSVIVAAESEDKFTVLGWLAFTDTIRPEAAQTVQQLRESGIREIIMLTGDNDRVAQAIADELNIDTVYSELLPEEKVAQIEALQKRHNAVAMVGDGVNDAPALATADISVGMGGAGTDVALETADVVLMSDDLSRLPYILSLSKKTKRTLWINFTIAFGAIGLMIAAILAVDLPLPLAVVGHEGSTVLVALIGLRLLGYSPGDL encoded by the coding sequence ATGCAGACGGAATCGGACATTGGGTCTGATAGCTCTCTTTCTCAGGGCTATCTCCGATTGCAGGTTATTTCTGTTGTCTTGACCTTTCTTGGCACTTTTGCTGGATTATTGATTGGCTGGTTTGATGGCCCAACGACATTGTATTGGACCAGCTATGCTATTGCATACATCTCAGGTGGCTGGTATGGTGTTAAAGAGGCCATTGAGAGCCTTCAAGAACCAGCCATCGAGATTGACCTTCTCATGATCATTGCCGCCGCTGCCGCGCTTGTTATTGGAGCACCATTCGAAGGCGCATTACTATTGTTTTTATTCTCGCTTTCGAATGTTCTTGAAGAATATGCCTTTGGGCGGTCAAAGGCGGCAATTTCCTCCCTTGCAGAGATGCGTCCGGACACCGCACAGGTTTTTGTAAATGGTGAAGAGGAACAACAGCCGATTGAGAATGTTGAGATTGACGATGTTATTATTGTCCGGCCAGGCGAGCGATTACCACTTGATGGTGAAGTAATTGATGGACAAAGTTCCATTGACGAGTCTTCAATTACCGGTGAGTCAGAGCCTGTTACCAAAACACCCGGTGATGAAGTCTACAGCGGCACGATTAACAAAACTGGCAGTCTTGAAGTCCGGGTTACTCGAGAAGCTGCTGAGTCTACTCTTTCACGACTCATCGACATGGTTCAGGAAGCTCAACGTAAGCAAGCCCCCACCCAACGGCTTGTTGATCGGCTTGAGCAGCCATATGTCCTTGGCGTATTTCTGATGACAATTCTTGCAGTTGTAATTCCTTACTGGCTGCTTAGTCATCCTCTTGATAGTACTATTTACCGAGCAGTGACACTCATGGTTGCTGCCTCGCCGTGTGCAGTGATCATTTCCACTCCAGCAGCTGTCCTCTCCGCAATCACCGCCGGTGCCCGACAGGGTGTGCTGTTCAAAGGCGGCGACCATGTTGAAATTGCTGCGAATGTAGATGCCATTGCTTTTGATAAAACCGGAACGTTAACTGAAGGAAATACTGTCCTAAATGAATATACTGCTAGAGATGGTGCTAAACTAGGCAGTATGCCTGTGAACGATCAGCAACTGTTGCGTCTTGCAGCTGCTGTACAGAGTCGCTCTGAACATCATCTTGGAGAAGCAACTGTTGAAGCAGCCAACAATCAGTCAATTTCAACTCCTGATATCACCAATTTCAACGCAGTAGTTGGGAAAGGTGTTAATGCTCAAGTTGATGGCACGCCGATTCATATCGGCAATCAGCGATATTTTGAGTCTGAAATTAACAGCAAAGTTGAGCATATAGAACAGGGAATCGAGGCTATTCGTCGTCAAGAAAAAAACGGAAAAACCAGTGTCATTGTTGCAGCAGAATCAGAAGATAAATTCACTGTTCTTGGATGGCTTGCTTTTACCGATACCATTCGCCCAGAAGCTGCTCAGACAGTTCAGCAACTCCGTGAAAGTGGCATTCGCGAAATAATTATGCTTACCGGCGATAACGATCGAGTGGCACAAGCAATTGCCGATGAGCTCAACATCGATACCGTCTATTCGGAACTACTTCCCGAAGAAAAAGTCGCTCAGATTGAAGCACTACAGAAACGCCATAACGCCGTCGCGATGGTTGGAGACGGCGTCAACGATGCACCAGCACTTGCAACTGCCGATATTAGTGTTGGAATGGGCGGTGCCGGAACTGATGTTGCCTTGGAGACGGCAGACGTTGTGTTAATGTCTGATGACCTTAGTAGGCTCCCGTATATTCTTTCTTTGAGCAAAAAGACTAAACGAACACTGTGGATCAACTTTACAATAGCTTTCGGCGCTATCGGGCTGATGATCGCTGCTATCTTAGCTGTTGATCTTCCGCTACCGTTGGCTGTTGTCGGCCATGAGGGATCAACCGTTCTGGTGGCTCTTATTGGTCTTCGATTACTTGGTTATTCGCCAGGTGACCTGTAG
- a CDS encoding PAS domain-containing protein — protein MTRFPLPAPAGPHLQTVLDHFPTAVIILNTDFECTYLNKQAAQFTDTAQASGKTLWELLPKMSNSSLEDLVKEATIQQEPLTVDEYFPSHDRWYQLQVLPFTDGITLLMHDYSGDLSQLDQSQNNLKFFRKAVEQAGHALYITDTNGVIQYVNGAAEEITQYTEEELLGRTPKMFNSGVHDDTFYTDLWNTILSGDVWQSEIINERKNGERYIVDQTIAPITDADGAPVKFIAINREITEKKRREQRLSVLNRVLRHNLRNSATVLYGHAEELAQKTSGDVSELALTLRDETRDLMRKGEIVREFDQLLRESNVMENVDLSAVLHRRIKNIQPQADQTDLHIDIQPGLHVRANSDLIAVIFDELLENAIKHNSSSDLTLTVTVQDEAEHVRVIISDDGSGIPQNELQAVIEGEETELTHTSGLGLWLTKWGTRHLGGTLNISSTPVSGTKVVIEFPQA, from the coding sequence ATGACCCGGTTCCCACTCCCTGCCCCTGCTGGCCCCCACTTACAGACAGTTCTTGACCATTTCCCTACCGCTGTAATTATACTTAATACTGACTTCGAGTGCACCTATTTGAATAAGCAAGCAGCTCAATTTACTGATACAGCACAAGCCAGTGGTAAAACTCTCTGGGAATTGCTCCCGAAGATGTCTAACTCATCACTGGAGGATCTAGTCAAAGAAGCTACCATCCAACAAGAACCTTTGACTGTTGATGAGTACTTTCCCTCACATGACCGTTGGTACCAGCTTCAAGTTCTTCCTTTTACCGATGGTATCACTCTACTGATGCATGACTATTCGGGTGATCTTTCCCAATTAGACCAGTCGCAAAACAATCTCAAATTCTTTCGCAAAGCGGTTGAACAGGCAGGTCATGCACTATATATCACTGATACTAACGGTGTCATTCAGTATGTCAATGGGGCTGCCGAGGAGATCACCCAGTATACTGAAGAAGAATTGTTGGGCCGTACTCCTAAAATGTTCAATTCTGGTGTTCACGATGATACTTTTTATACTGATCTTTGGAATACGATACTCTCTGGCGATGTCTGGCAAAGTGAAATAATCAACGAACGGAAAAATGGAGAACGTTATATTGTCGATCAGACAATTGCGCCAATCACAGATGCCGATGGAGCTCCCGTAAAGTTCATTGCAATTAACCGTGAGATCACTGAGAAAAAACGTCGAGAACAACGACTGAGTGTTCTTAATCGTGTCCTCCGTCACAATCTCCGTAACAGTGCAACTGTGTTGTACGGACACGCTGAGGAACTTGCACAGAAAACATCTGGCGACGTTTCTGAGTTAGCACTGACACTTCGTGACGAGACTCGAGACTTGATGCGAAAAGGTGAGATTGTTCGTGAGTTTGATCAACTCCTCCGTGAGTCCAATGTTATGGAAAATGTTGACTTGTCTGCCGTACTTCACCGAAGAATTAAGAATATTCAGCCGCAAGCGGATCAAACCGATCTCCACATTGATATCCAACCAGGCCTACATGTCCGAGCCAATAGCGATCTCATCGCTGTCATCTTTGATGAACTGCTTGAAAATGCAATTAAGCACAATTCGTCTTCTGACCTTACACTGACAGTCACAGTTCAGGACGAAGCAGAACACGTTCGTGTCATTATCAGTGATGATGGGTCTGGCATCCCACAAAACGAGTTGCAGGCAGTCATTGAAGGCGAGGAGACTGAACTCACGCATACAAGTGGACTTGGTCTCTGGCTCACCAAGTGGGGAACTAGACATCTTGGGGGAACGCTTAACATCAGCTCAACACCTGTATCTGGGACGAAAGTAGTTATTGAGTTTCCACAGGCATAA
- a CDS encoding helix-turn-helix transcriptional regulator: MATHNLIPKQIHEPTEDPIDTVDLLDDAGVIEALGSETARQILCVLASQPTTATKLTEHTSSSLQNVMYHLRRLEEVELVEETGVAYSEKGREMTVYRSTTESITVEVEASMDTED; the protein is encoded by the coding sequence ATGGCAACGCACAATCTAATCCCAAAACAAATTCATGAACCAACGGAAGATCCAATCGACACAGTTGATCTGCTAGACGACGCAGGGGTTATTGAAGCACTTGGATCAGAGACAGCACGACAAATCCTCTGCGTGCTTGCAAGCCAACCAACGACAGCAACAAAACTCACAGAACACACATCAAGCTCGCTACAAAATGTAATGTATCATCTGAGACGACTTGAAGAAGTGGAACTGGTAGAGGAGACTGGAGTGGCGTACTCTGAAAAGGGAAGAGAAATGACAGTATACCGGTCTACAACAGAGTCAATAACGGTCGAAGTAGAAGCTTCAATGGATACAGAAGATTAG
- a CDS encoding dehydratase: protein MVPSEGDTRTVARTFTADDVSRFAEFSGDDQPRHTEPRENGELMVQGLLTATLPTEVGSDDRVLAHTMEVEFSKPVYTNEQIECHVLYESVTEKDNRYDVTMDITCSNPENDIVLTGNINGIIWKK, encoded by the coding sequence ATGGTACCATCAGAAGGTGATACCCGCACCGTTGCGCGGACGTTTACAGCCGACGACGTATCTCGGTTCGCTGAGTTTTCTGGTGACGATCAGCCTAGACATACCGAACCAAGAGAAAACGGTGAGCTAATGGTCCAAGGTTTACTTACTGCAACACTTCCCACTGAAGTTGGAAGCGATGATCGCGTATTAGCGCACACCATGGAAGTTGAGTTCTCCAAGCCAGTATACACAAATGAACAAATCGAGTGCCATGTCCTCTATGAGAGCGTCACCGAGAAGGATAACCGATATGACGTGACTATGGATATAACATGCAGTAATCCGGAAAATGATATAGTGCTGACCGGTAACATCAACGGGATTATCTGGAAAAAATAG
- a CDS encoding DUF6293 family protein: MPTTRSLERISEVHIAPLGYEYDRILEPVLKYDADILYLLYGTDTSTPEYHEALQQELLNEGIDIRTRDINLHDIYDVLGTVTTVTDQHREDIVRVNVSSGPKLATVGVALACMATDAAGYHVHPETHNHAAASSPRTEGMVAAEQLPSYPLETPSEDQVRVLNFIDERSTSTYTPKKSDLITFAEDAELNFIRKRQPGNEKAKFALLNNQIIEPLVDNGYLQVESVGRTKQISLTDTGKNALRAFRHKLPEKPDR, encoded by the coding sequence ATGCCCACTACCCGCTCTCTTGAGCGAATTTCAGAAGTGCATATTGCCCCTCTCGGGTATGAATATGATCGGATTCTAGAGCCGGTTCTCAAATATGACGCAGATATCCTATATTTGCTTTATGGAACAGACACTTCAACTCCTGAATATCACGAAGCATTACAGCAAGAGCTCCTGAATGAGGGAATCGATATTCGAACCAGAGATATTAATCTTCATGATATTTATGATGTGCTTGGCACAGTAACAACTGTTACCGACCAGCATCGTGAGGATATAGTTCGTGTAAATGTGTCTAGTGGTCCAAAACTAGCCACTGTCGGTGTCGCTCTTGCTTGCATGGCGACTGATGCTGCTGGATACCATGTACATCCAGAGACACATAACCATGCAGCTGCTTCTTCTCCTCGTACTGAGGGAATGGTTGCTGCTGAGCAACTCCCATCGTATCCTCTTGAAACACCATCTGAAGACCAAGTTCGTGTGCTTAATTTTATTGACGAACGCAGTACCTCCACATACACTCCAAAAAAGAGTGATCTCATAACGTTTGCAGAAGATGCTGAACTTAATTTTATCCGAAAAAGACAACCTGGAAATGAGAAAGCGAAATTTGCTCTGCTGAATAATCAAATAATCGAGCCACTAGTTGATAATGGCTACCTTCAGGTTGAGTCAGTCGGCCGGACCAAACAAATATCTTTGACCGACACTGGAAAAAACGCACTTCGAGCCTTCCGACATAAACTTCCAGAAAAACCTGACAGATAG